AGATCACAGACTTGAGGGTCGGTCACCTTTACTCCGCCGAACGGTCACACTCCGGCTGACACACGGTCATACTCCGGCCGACGCCCGATCGGACAACGGTCGGTCGCCTGGCCGGGCAGGTCGGTCGCTCAGTCGGGCAGCGGTCGGTCACGGACCGGAGTGAACTCCACGGGCAGGGTGCGCAGTCCCCGCATGATGAGCCCGCCGCGCCATCTCAAGTCGGCCGGGTCCACGGCGAGTCGGAGATCCGGCAGGCGGGTGAGCAGGGTGGCCAGGGCGGTCTGGCCCTCCAGCCGGGCCAGGGGCGCGCCCAGGCAGTAGTGGATGCCGTGGCCGTAGCCGAGGTGCTGGTTGTCCCGGCGGGAGAGGTCGAGGGTGTCCGGGTCGGCGAAACGGGCGGGGTCCCGGTCGGCGGCGGCGAGGACGACGAGGACGGGGTCGCCGGGCGCGATGTCCTGACCGCCGACGCTGAGCGGCTCGGTGGCGAACCGCCAGGTGGCCAGCTCGACGGGACCGTCGTAGCGCAGCAGCTCCTCGACGCCGGTCTCCAGGAGGGTGCGGTCGCCGGCGTCCTCGATGAGGGAGCGCTGGAGGCGGTCGCGCTGCTCGGGGTGGGCGAGGAGGGCGTAGGTGCCGTTGCCGATCAGGTTCACGGTCGTCTCGAAGCCGGCGAACAGCAGGATGAAGGCCATGGCGGCGGCCTCGTTCTCGGTGAGGTGCTCGCCGTGGTCGGAGGCGCGGATCAGACCGGAGATGAGGTCCTCGCCGGGGGCGGGGTCGGCGGGCAGCTCCGCGCGCTTGCGGTGGATGAGCTCCAGGAGATAGCCGCGCATCTTCTTCACCGACCGCGCGACACCGCCGCGCGGGCCGCCGCCGTGCCGGATCATCATCCCCGCCCAGTCGCGGAAGTCGTCCTGGTCCTCGCGCGGGACGCCGAGGAGGTCGCAGATCGCGTAGATGGGAAGAGGGAAGGCGAAGTCGTGGATGAGGTCGGCCTCGCCCTTCGCCGCGAACTGGTCGATGAGGTGGTCGGTGAGCTCCTGTACC
This window of the Streptomyces sp. NBC_01275 genome carries:
- a CDS encoding cytochrome P450, which gives rise to MTNQPHPPTDTPPAPTLFTWDFATDPYPAYAWLREHAPVHRTTLPSGVEAWLVTRYADAKQALADQRLSKNPAHHDEPAHAKGKTGIPGERKAELTTHLLNIDPPDHTRLRRLVSKAFTPRRVAEFAPRVQELTDHLIDQFAAKGEADLIHDFAFPLPIYAICDLLGVPREDQDDFRDWAGMMIRHGGGPRGGVARSVKKMRGYLLELIHRKRAELPADPAPGEDLISGLIRASDHGEHLTENEAAAMAFILLFAGFETTVNLIGNGTYALLAHPEQRDRLQRSLIEDAGDRTLLETGVEELLRYDGPVELATWRFATEPLSVGGQDIAPGDPVLVVLAAADRDPARFADPDTLDLSRRDNQHLGYGHGIHYCLGAPLARLEGQTALATLLTRLPDLRLAVDPADLRWRGGLIMRGLRTLPVEFTPVRDRPLPD